One region of Marinitoga sp. 1197 genomic DNA includes:
- a CDS encoding S41 family peptidase — translation MNRRFKSIVVVLLIILSFVLLWANTNQQKDIEKLYLEKFQNPIYTLLYYINNIYYEKDKVDYDKVLDSTLKGLVDGLNDPFAWYLDSQQVTESKIEESGEYGGLGILVSYDSKLEAIRIVSPMIGTPAYEAGLQADDLIISVDGSPVSEIGYIGAVNKMRGAPGTTVQIEVFREGWEEAKKITLVRAKIETVTAKYKVFEDNNFKIGYIKLTNFAEKSASEMQKALKAIKRENVDGIILDLRNNPGGFLNVAIDIASMFIKDKTIVTVRYFDGSEEVVKPKTYEHFDFLDKLPIVLLVNKSSASASEILTGALKDNKIATIVGKTTYGKAAVQRPIPLENGGEVWLPIGHYFTPNGNDIHLKGIKPDIEVDNPKKEIKNVEQLEAKNTTTFEAVIDLNNDLQLLKAIEILKAGGK, via the coding sequence TTGAATAGAAGATTTAAAAGTATCGTAGTGGTTTTACTCATTATATTGTCCTTTGTCTTATTATGGGCAAATACAAATCAACAAAAAGATATTGAAAAATTATATTTAGAAAAATTCCAGAATCCAATTTATACTTTGCTTTATTATATTAACAATATTTATTATGAAAAAGATAAAGTTGATTATGATAAGGTGTTAGATTCTACGTTAAAAGGTTTAGTAGATGGATTAAATGATCCATTTGCATGGTATTTAGATTCACAACAGGTTACGGAAAGTAAAATAGAAGAATCTGGCGAATACGGTGGTCTCGGTATTCTGGTTAGTTATGATTCTAAACTTGAGGCCATAAGGATTGTAAGTCCAATGATTGGCACTCCAGCTTACGAAGCTGGATTACAGGCAGATGATTTAATTATAAGTGTTGATGGTTCTCCTGTTTCCGAAATTGGATACATTGGAGCTGTAAATAAAATGAGAGGAGCTCCTGGAACAACTGTGCAAATAGAAGTTTTTAGAGAAGGATGGGAAGAAGCTAAGAAAATTACTTTAGTTAGAGCAAAAATAGAAACTGTTACAGCTAAATATAAGGTATTTGAAGACAATAATTTTAAAATAGGTTATATAAAACTTACAAATTTTGCTGAAAAAAGCGCTTCTGAAATGCAAAAAGCTTTAAAAGCAATAAAAAGAGAAAATGTGGATGGAATTATTCTTGATTTAAGAAATAACCCTGGTGGTTTTTTAAACGTTGCTATAGATATTGCAAGTATGTTTATTAAAGATAAAACTATAGTTACTGTAAGATATTTCGATGGTTCTGAAGAGGTTGTAAAACCAAAAACTTATGAACATTTTGATTTTCTTGATAAATTACCCATTGTTTTATTGGTAAATAAATCTTCCGCTTCTGCTTCAGAAATTTTAACTGGTGCATTAAAAGATAATAAGATAGCCACCATTGTTGGAAAAACAACCTATGGCAAAGCTGCTGTTCAAAGGCCTATACCTCTAGAGAATGGTGGTGAAGTATGGTTGCCAATTGGACATTATTTTACTCCTAATGGCAATGATATACATCTAAAAGGTATAAAGCCAGATATTGAAGTGGATAATCCAAAAAAAGAAATCAAAAATGTTGAACAATTAGAAGCTAAAAACACCACAACATTTGAAGCTGTTATTGATTTAAATAATGATTTACAGTTATTAAAAGCCATTGAAATTTTGAAGGCGGGAGGAAAATAA
- the rpsG gene encoding 30S ribosomal protein S7, producing the protein MRRRRAPKRPVTPDPIYNDVLVSKLVVRIMKDGKKTVAQSIVYGAFEIIKEKLEKDPLEVYHQALENVRPLIEVRPRRVGGATYQVPFEVPEERAISLALRWIVKAARSKSGRPMKEKLAQELIDAYNGVGAAVKKRDDVHKMAEANKAFAHYRW; encoded by the coding sequence ATGAGAAGAAGAAGAGCGCCAAAAAGACCAGTAACACCTGATCCAATATATAATGATGTTTTAGTTTCTAAATTAGTTGTTAGAATAATGAAAGATGGTAAAAAAACTGTTGCACAATCAATAGTATATGGAGCATTTGAAATAATAAAAGAAAAATTAGAAAAAGATCCTTTAGAAGTGTATCATCAAGCATTAGAAAATGTTAGACCATTAATAGAAGTAAGACCAAGAAGAGTTGGAGGAGCGACATATCAGGTTCCATTTGAGGTGCCAGAAGAAAGGGCAATATCTTTAGCTTTAAGATGGATAGTAAAAGCTGCTCGTTCAAAATCTGGAAGACCAATGAAAGAAAAATTGGCTCAAGAATTAATAGATGCATATAATGGGGTTGGTGCAGCAGTAAAAAAGAGAGATGACGTACATAAAATGGCTGAAGCAAATAAAGCTTTTGCTCATTACCGCTGGTAA
- a CDS encoding vWA domain-containing protein: protein MEDINDIIEKSWIELGKESIFYNYLKMYFDNIPSFNVRTIKLSISKSGRFKIIYNPKILRAKGLIFSKSLLKHEIFHIIHGHIFIKSKDKKDKKLWNLAMDAAVNQQIRELDAFSIPLNVLLDEGCGTDNENIFIGPPINYINKTVEEYYKYIIDYFEKSNKIDLELLEDYRVDSHEEFGNFELIEEVVSDLVSEVISETYEKAKGDIPSGLEVPISLIIKKSRKNWKDLIRRFFGSSMIIEKYRTVLRPNRRYDNQPGWRAEFGPKIAVVLDTSGSIIEEEYNAFFSEIEKIVRMYNSKIYIVQIDNNIQNVLQYGKGDWKNIEIKGKGNTDFEPAINYLEENVRPEGIIIFTDGYTDIPIVKRRVLFVLSEKHNSEFKSNAENIYGENSVIVL, encoded by the coding sequence ATGGAAGATATAAATGATATAATAGAAAAATCATGGATAGAACTTGGAAAAGAAAGTATATTTTATAATTATTTAAAAATGTATTTTGATAATATACCATCTTTTAATGTAAGAACAATAAAACTTTCAATATCTAAATCTGGAAGATTTAAAATAATATATAATCCAAAAATATTAAGAGCAAAAGGTTTAATATTTTCAAAATCTCTTTTAAAACATGAAATTTTTCATATAATACATGGTCATATATTTATTAAATCAAAAGATAAAAAAGATAAAAAACTCTGGAATTTAGCAATGGATGCAGCGGTTAATCAACAAATAAGAGAATTAGATGCATTTTCTATTCCGCTCAACGTATTGCTTGATGAAGGCTGTGGAACGGATAATGAAAATATTTTTATCGGACCACCGATAAATTACATAAATAAAACAGTTGAAGAATATTATAAATATATTATCGATTATTTTGAAAAATCTAATAAAATTGATTTGGAATTATTGGAAGATTATAGAGTTGACTCACACGAAGAATTTGGAAATTTTGAACTCATAGAAGAAGTGGTGAGTGATCTTGTAAGTGAAGTAATTAGTGAAACATATGAAAAAGCAAAAGGGGATATTCCTTCTGGATTAGAAGTACCCATATCTTTAATAATAAAAAAATCCAGAAAAAACTGGAAAGATTTAATCAGAAGATTTTTTGGAAGTTCGATGATAATAGAAAAATATAGAACAGTATTGAGACCTAATAGGCGATATGATAATCAACCAGGTTGGAGAGCTGAATTTGGTCCAAAAATTGCGGTAGTACTTGATACAAGTGGTTCAATAATTGAAGAAGAGTATAATGCTTTTTTTTCAGAAATAGAAAAAATAGTTAGAATGTATAATTCAAAAATATATATAGTGCAAATTGATAATAATATACAAAATGTTTTACAATACGGAAAAGGAGATTGGAAAAATATAGAAATTAAAGGTAAAGGTAATACAGATTTTGAACCGGCTATTAATTATTTAGAAGAAAACGTTAGGCCCGAAGGTATAATAATATTTACAGATGGTTATACAGATATACCTATTGTTAAACGAAGAGTATTATTCGTTTTAAGTGAAAAACACAATAGTGAATTCAAAAGTAATGCTGAAAATATTTATGGGGAAAATTCTGTAATAGTTTTGTGA
- a CDS encoding ATP-binding protein: MFENETYLIIKIADTGIGINPEIKDKIFEPFIRGEKPGTGIGLTVVSFLIKKMDGDLQVYSKKGKGTIFEIKIPIKK; this comes from the coding sequence ATGTTTGAGAATGAAACTTATTTGATTATAAAAATTGCTGATACAGGTATTGGAATAAATCCGGAAATAAAGGATAAAATTTTCGAACCATTTATTAGAGGAGAAAAACCAGGAACAGGTATAGGATTGACAGTTGTTTCTTTTTTAATAAAAAAAATGGATGGAGATTTACAGGTTTATAGTAAAAAAGGTAAAGGGACAATATTTGAAATAAAAATACCTATAAAGAAATGA
- a CDS encoding MFS transporter, with protein sequence MIKLTKTLKLSIIEAMFFNAFFVATQTFIIISIALYFNANPFQISIVSSFPVFSQMFQIFTPFWYKLFNGRKKSLIIVSIIGRGSLVFLPVAIFFNITKSWVFVSIMLVYSLFGTFISSIWTTSMRELVPFEKRGKYFGMRNVFASAVGILATYMYAHFLDFSDKKSGILIVSSLVALFSIVTIILFLFHQIPEITEQSFKINLKKPFQDKKFQTFLVFVGIWTFSIELTRPYFSYYQLAILHINTTFLGNLSVLSGLITIILYPFYGKLSDKYGNKNILMIGITLATIAPLLYFVMTDYNFKSLLLLDSIFSAFAWSAINLTFFNLLLETVSEPAESYIGVYAFISGISAIIASNIGGFFGNVLKERNFYILGDKYHGIQILLFAGFLLRIYALLHLTSVEAYEKPIRYKSWLLSNPTLFKRREINLPIYLKILKPKKRRAKAEGNDVRN encoded by the coding sequence ATGATTAAACTTACAAAAACTTTAAAATTGTCAATAATTGAAGCAATGTTTTTCAATGCTTTTTTTGTGGCGACTCAAACATTTATAATAATATCTATAGCATTATATTTCAATGCGAATCCTTTTCAGATTTCCATTGTTTCATCTTTTCCTGTTTTTTCACAGATGTTTCAAATCTTTACTCCTTTTTGGTACAAACTTTTTAATGGAAGAAAAAAAAGTTTAATAATTGTTTCTATAATAGGACGAGGTTCTTTAGTTTTTCTTCCAGTTGCAATATTTTTCAATATAACAAAATCATGGGTTTTTGTAAGCATAATGCTTGTATATTCATTATTTGGAACATTTATTAGCAGCATATGGACAACTTCTATGAGGGAATTAGTACCTTTTGAAAAAAGGGGAAAATATTTTGGAATGAGAAATGTATTTGCTTCAGCAGTAGGAATTTTAGCGACATATATGTATGCTCATTTTTTAGATTTTTCAGATAAAAAATCAGGAATACTGATAGTATCATCATTAGTGGCGCTTTTTTCTATAGTTACAATAATTCTTTTTTTATTTCATCAAATTCCGGAAATTACAGAACAATCTTTTAAGATAAATTTAAAAAAACCATTTCAAGATAAAAAATTTCAAACATTTTTAGTATTTGTTGGCATATGGACGTTTTCTATAGAATTAACCAGGCCATATTTTTCATACTATCAATTAGCTATATTACATATTAATACGACGTTTTTGGGAAATTTAAGCGTATTATCAGGGTTAATAACAATAATATTATATCCGTTTTATGGGAAATTGAGCGATAAATATGGAAATAAAAATATATTAATGATAGGTATAACCTTGGCTACGATAGCTCCATTACTTTATTTTGTAATGACTGATTATAATTTTAAAAGTTTATTATTGCTCGATAGTATATTTTCTGCATTTGCGTGGTCGGCTATAAATTTGACGTTTTTTAATTTATTGCTTGAAACTGTTTCAGAACCAGCAGAAAGTTATATAGGTGTATATGCTTTTATCTCTGGAATTTCAGCGATAATTGCTTCAAATATAGGGGGATTTTTTGGTAATGTATTAAAAGAAAGAAATTTTTATATATTAGGAGATAAATATCATGGAATTCAAATACTCTTATTTGCAGGTTTTTTATTGAGAATATATGCCTTATTGCACCTGACAAGTGTTGAAGCATATGAAAAACCAATAAGATATAAAAGCTGGTTATTATCAAATCCAACATTGTTTAAAAGACGAGAAATAAATCTTCCAATATACTTGAAAATTTTGAAACCAAAAAAAAGAAGGGCAAAAGCGGAGGGAAATGATGTTAGAAATTGA
- a CDS encoding nucleoside kinase: MRFELKINDKIFYAKKGQRYIDIIENIQKNHPFPILAVKHNNNIKELNKEVEYSGNIDLLDTSTLDGFRIYQRGVLFLLYMALKDLYPEDKLYVHHAIGSGLYCELRNGKPSQKKLENLKKKMLEYVEKDLSFEKTTISKFRAMKIFNNVDLKDKASLFKYRKKDKVNIYICDKYFNYFYGYMPPSTKYTDKFDLISIEDGFVIIHPTPDSPDKLPKYKHYAKLSFAFNEYKEWLKILDVSTVGELNELITKGPNEVIELIRVSEALHEKKYAQIADEIIKRKNIKIILIAGPSSSGKTTSAKRLALQLKVNGLKPIPISLDDYFVDREKTPKDENGNYDFESIYALNLELFNIHLQKLLKGEEIELPKFDFVHGKSLKSGKRIKIDDNQILIIEGIHGLNETLTESIPKEFKYKIYVSALTQMNLDSMNRITTTDTRLIRRIVRDFKFRGHSALATLKMWPSVRRGEDRNIFPYQEEADVMFNSNLIYELSVLKIFAEPLLLSVDNSNKEYSEAKRLLKFLDYFLPITELEEIPKKSIIREFIGRSTFKY; encoded by the coding sequence TTGAGGTTTGAATTGAAAATAAATGATAAAATTTTTTATGCAAAAAAAGGTCAAAGATACATTGATATTATCGAAAATATCCAGAAGAATCACCCATTCCCTATTTTGGCTGTTAAACACAATAACAATATAAAGGAGTTAAATAAAGAGGTGGAATATTCTGGAAATATTGATTTACTTGATACATCCACACTTGACGGTTTTAGAATTTATCAAAGAGGTGTTTTATTTCTTCTATATATGGCTTTAAAAGATTTATATCCAGAAGATAAGCTTTACGTTCATCACGCCATTGGAAGTGGATTATATTGTGAATTGAGAAACGGGAAACCTTCACAAAAAAAACTTGAAAATTTAAAGAAAAAAATGTTAGAATATGTTGAAAAAGATTTATCTTTTGAAAAAACTACCATCAGCAAATTTAGAGCTATGAAAATTTTTAACAATGTTGATTTAAAAGATAAAGCTTCTTTATTTAAATACCGAAAAAAAGATAAGGTAAATATATATATATGCGATAAATATTTTAATTATTTTTATGGTTATATGCCTCCTTCAACTAAATATACTGATAAGTTTGATTTGATAAGTATAGAAGATGGTTTTGTAATAATACATCCAACACCAGATAGCCCTGATAAACTCCCAAAATATAAGCACTATGCAAAATTGTCTTTTGCTTTCAATGAATATAAAGAATGGCTTAAAATTTTAGACGTTAGCACGGTTGGTGAATTAAACGAGTTAATTACAAAAGGTCCAAACGAAGTTATTGAATTAATAAGGGTTTCAGAAGCTTTACATGAAAAGAAATATGCTCAAATTGCTGATGAAATTATAAAGAGAAAAAATATAAAAATTATTTTGATAGCAGGTCCATCGTCTTCCGGAAAAACTACATCAGCTAAAAGGCTTGCATTGCAACTAAAGGTTAACGGTTTAAAACCAATCCCTATCTCTTTAGATGATTATTTTGTCGATAGAGAAAAAACTCCTAAAGATGAAAATGGAAATTATGATTTTGAATCAATTTATGCATTAAATTTGGAACTTTTTAATATTCACTTGCAAAAACTTTTAAAGGGCGAAGAAATAGAACTTCCTAAGTTTGACTTTGTCCACGGAAAAAGTTTAAAAAGTGGAAAAAGAATAAAAATAGATGATAATCAAATTTTAATTATAGAAGGAATACATGGGTTAAACGAAACATTAACAGAAAGTATTCCAAAAGAGTTTAAATATAAAATTTATGTTAGTGCTTTAACTCAGATGAATTTAGATTCTATGAATAGAATTACTACCACAGATACAAGATTAATAAGAAGAATTGTTAGAGATTTTAAATTCCGTGGTCATTCAGCCCTTGCAACTTTAAAAATGTGGCCTAGTGTACGTCGAGGAGAAGACAGAAATATATTTCCATATCAGGAGGAAGCTGATGTTATGTTCAATTCTAATTTAATATATGAACTTTCTGTTTTAAAAATATTTGCTGAACCATTATTGCTTTCAGTAGATAACTCTAACAAGGAGTATTCAGAAGCTAAAAGACTTTTGAAATTTTTAGATTATTTCCTACCAATTACAGAATTGGAAGAGATTCCAAAAAAATCAATTATAAGAGAATTTATAGGAAGAAGCACTTTTAAATATTAA
- the rpsL gene encoding 30S ribosomal protein S12 — translation MPTINQLVRYGRKQIKKKSKSPALQSNPQKRGVCVRVSTMTPKKPNSALRKIARVRLSNGIEVTAYIPGEGHNLQEHSNVLIRGGRVKDLPGVRYKIIRGTLDTAGVEGRKQSRSKYGTKRPKK, via the coding sequence ATGCCAACTATAAATCAACTTGTAAGATACGGAAGAAAACAAATCAAGAAAAAATCAAAATCACCAGCTTTACAAAGTAATCCGCAAAAAAGAGGAGTATGTGTAAGGGTTTCAACAATGACACCTAAAAAGCCAAACTCAGCTTTAAGGAAAATTGCGAGGGTAAGGCTTTCAAATGGAATAGAAGTTACAGCATATATTCCGGGTGAAGGACATAACCTTCAAGAACACTCAAATGTATTAATAAGAGGTGGTAGGGTAAAAGACTTACCAGGTGTTAGATATAAAATTATTAGAGGAACATTGGATACAGCTGGTGTTGAAGGAAGAAAACAGAGTAGAAGTAAATATGGAACAAAAAGACCTAAGAAGTAA
- the pulA gene encoding type I pullulanase, with protein sequence MKNRILFFALFLISSLVLATFPMYSSAKTAEDFGGKTVLIVHYYRYDNNYDGWNLWVWPHKPESLEGHAYKFTEKDNFGPYAIIVLDKKYTELGYIIRLNEWQAKDIEKDRFVKIPESGVAEIWVVTSVEKPYLNPNNIDISPRILNAIMDSKKEIKVILTTPFDTKNWAGKISVLAENKELKIDKVEKLDPTDISKTTKIKIILESPFNDIDKNVIIKIKDFVEKSVIMRNILNNFYYNGDDLGITYTDNYTIFKVWSPVSKSAEVLLYNDYKSQKADKTYQMKKVKNGVWSIKISGNLKGKFYKYRFYSYGKYRETVDPYSIAVSVNSEKSAIIDLNDTNPKNWDNDIKPPFINPEDAIIYEIHVKDFTINKNSGVDEKYRGKYLGLVQENTQTPDGIKTGLSHLKELGVTHVHIMPIQDIYFIDETKFKEQYGWGYDPKLYNVPDGFYSINPFDPNSRIKEVKEMVKKLHENGIRVILDVVYNHTAVVGEGSAFDQTVPYYYYRTDDAGRYTNGSGVGNEIATERPMVRKFIVDSVKYWVKEYHIDGFRFDLMGLIDKKTMNEISTELHKIDPSILLYGEPWTGGGPLLFGKGDQKNMHIAMFNDDVRNAIRGSVFNAKIKGFGLGSLGKELKIKRGVVGSIEYDSRIRLWTDDPEETINYVSNHDNHTLWDKNALALGYQPWKEPLPEKIEEKLKKAQKFSNAIILTSQGIPFLHGGVDFARTKMGNDNPYNKELPNIIDWSRKEKYYDIFEYYKGLIELRKAHPAFRMTDKNMIKNNIKFLETPKKRMVAFLIKDNANGDEWKNILIIYNANSSKIKFNLPSGIWNVVVNDKKAGNTVIKTVENSITLQALSAYVLYQK encoded by the coding sequence ATGAAAAACAGAATATTATTTTTTGCGTTATTTCTAATTTCTTCTTTAGTTTTAGCTACTTTCCCTATGTATAGTTCTGCTAAAACAGCTGAAGATTTTGGTGGAAAAACTGTTCTAATAGTTCATTATTACCGTTATGACAACAATTATGATGGTTGGAATTTATGGGTATGGCCTCACAAACCCGAATCTTTAGAAGGACATGCATATAAATTTACCGAAAAAGATAATTTCGGACCGTATGCCATTATAGTTCTGGATAAGAAATATACTGAATTAGGTTATATCATAAGATTAAACGAATGGCAGGCTAAAGACATTGAAAAAGATAGATTTGTCAAAATACCTGAATCAGGTGTAGCCGAAATATGGGTTGTTACAAGTGTTGAAAAACCTTATTTAAATCCTAATAATATAGATATTAGTCCGAGAATTTTAAATGCTATTATGGATTCTAAAAAAGAAATTAAAGTTATTTTAACCACTCCATTTGATACAAAAAATTGGGCTGGAAAAATATCTGTTCTTGCTGAAAATAAGGAATTAAAGATTGATAAAGTTGAAAAACTGGATCCAACTGACATTTCAAAAACTACTAAAATTAAAATAATTTTAGAATCACCATTTAACGATATTGACAAAAACGTAATAATAAAAATCAAAGATTTTGTTGAAAAAAGTGTAATAATGAGAAATATATTAAATAATTTTTATTATAATGGAGATGATTTAGGAATTACCTATACTGATAATTATACTATTTTTAAAGTCTGGTCTCCAGTTTCAAAAAGTGCTGAGGTTTTATTATATAACGATTACAAATCACAAAAAGCTGATAAAACTTATCAAATGAAAAAAGTAAAAAATGGTGTATGGAGTATAAAGATATCTGGCAATTTAAAAGGAAAATTTTATAAATATAGATTCTATTCTTATGGCAAATACAGAGAAACTGTAGATCCTTATTCTATAGCGGTATCCGTAAATTCTGAAAAATCTGCTATTATAGATTTAAATGATACTAATCCAAAAAATTGGGATAATGACATTAAACCTCCATTTATTAATCCTGAAGATGCTATTATTTATGAAATACATGTTAAAGATTTTACTATAAATAAAAATTCTGGCGTGGATGAAAAATATCGCGGTAAATACTTAGGACTTGTTCAGGAAAATACTCAAACTCCAGATGGTATAAAAACAGGATTATCTCATCTGAAAGAGTTAGGTGTAACTCATGTTCATATTATGCCTATACAGGATATTTATTTTATAGATGAAACTAAATTTAAAGAACAATATGGTTGGGGATATGACCCAAAATTATATAATGTCCCTGATGGATTTTATTCTATAAATCCATTTGACCCAAATTCAAGAATTAAAGAAGTAAAAGAAATGGTTAAAAAATTACACGAAAATGGAATAAGAGTTATATTAGATGTGGTTTATAATCATACTGCTGTTGTAGGAGAAGGTTCGGCTTTTGATCAAACTGTTCCATATTATTATTACAGAACAGATGATGCAGGACGTTATACTAACGGTTCAGGTGTAGGGAATGAAATTGCAACTGAAAGACCTATGGTAAGAAAATTTATAGTTGATTCTGTAAAATACTGGGTTAAAGAATATCATATTGACGGATTTAGATTTGATTTAATGGGATTAATTGATAAAAAAACTATGAATGAAATAAGCACTGAATTACATAAAATTGATCCTTCCATTTTACTATACGGAGAACCGTGGACTGGTGGCGGACCTTTATTATTTGGAAAAGGCGATCAAAAAAATATGCATATTGCTATGTTTAATGATGATGTAAGAAATGCTATTAGAGGAAGTGTATTCAACGCTAAAATAAAAGGATTCGGTTTGGGCTCATTAGGTAAAGAATTGAAAATAAAAAGAGGGGTTGTAGGGTCTATTGAATACGACTCTCGTATCAGATTATGGACAGATGACCCTGAAGAAACTATAAATTATGTTTCAAATCATGATAATCACACATTATGGGATAAAAACGCTTTAGCCCTTGGATATCAACCATGGAAAGAACCTCTTCCAGAAAAAATTGAAGAAAAATTAAAGAAAGCTCAAAAATTTTCAAATGCTATAATTTTAACTTCTCAGGGAATACCTTTTTTACACGGTGGAGTTGATTTTGCAAGAACCAAAATGGGAAATGATAATCCTTATAATAAAGAATTACCGAATATAATAGATTGGTCAAGAAAAGAAAAATATTATGATATTTTTGAATATTATAAAGGATTAATAGAATTAAGAAAAGCACATCCTGCTTTTAGAATGACAGATAAAAACATGATTAAAAATAATATTAAATTTTTAGAAACTCCTAAAAAAAGAATGGTTGCATTTTTAATAAAAGATAATGCAAATGGGGATGAATGGAAGAATATTCTTATTATTTACAATGCTAATTCTTCAAAAATAAAATTTAATCTTCCTTCTGGCATATGGAATGTTGTTGTAAATGATAAAAAAGCTGGAAACACTGTAATTAAAACTGTTGAAAATTCTATTACATTGCAAGCATTATCTGCTTATGTATTATATCAAAAATAA